Proteins from one Mucilaginibacter jinjuensis genomic window:
- a CDS encoding Rieske (2Fe-2S) protein — translation MKWYKVAGVSDIAVPVSKISAGGKKLCLVNNENQFFALGSKCPHAGADLTNGWCESKKLICPFHRYAYDLETGRGNAGQNDFLPTYPVEIRNNDIYVGIPSFWDKLKGI, via the coding sequence ATGAAGTGGTATAAAGTTGCCGGGGTAAGTGATATTGCTGTACCGGTTAGCAAAATTAGTGCTGGCGGTAAAAAGTTATGTTTAGTAAATAATGAAAACCAATTTTTTGCATTAGGTAGTAAATGCCCTCATGCCGGTGCAGACCTAACCAACGGCTGGTGCGAAAGCAAAAAACTGATATGCCCATTTCACCGTTATGCTTATGATCTGGAAACGGGGCGGGGAAATGCGGGGCAAAATGATTTTCTTCCGACTTATCCTGTCGAAATCAGGAACAATGATATTTATGTAGGGATTCCCTCATTCTGGGATAAATTGAAAGGTATATAA
- a CDS encoding bifunctional 5,10-methylenetetrahydrofolate dehydrogenase/5,10-methenyltetrahydrofolate cyclohydrolase has translation MQLLDGKYVSEKLKLEIAEEAAKILANTGRKPHLVAVLVGHDGGSETYVASKMKNCEAVGFKSSLVRYESDVTEEELLAKVAELNADADIDGIIVQLPLPKHIDPEKVTEKINPAKDVDGFHPVNLGRMQRNLPSFIPATPYGITLMLKEYGIDTAGKHCVVVGRSNIVGSPMSILMARNTQPGNCTVTICHSRTPDIKKFTLDADILIVAIGKKNFITADMVKDGVVVIDVGMNRETSTVTKSGYKLYGDVDFEGVAPKSSWITPVPGGVGLMTIIGLLKNTLASTNKEVYQ, from the coding sequence ATGCAATTATTAGACGGAAAATACGTATCAGAAAAACTGAAGCTTGAAATAGCTGAAGAGGCAGCGAAAATATTAGCCAACACAGGCCGTAAACCACACCTGGTTGCAGTATTGGTTGGGCACGATGGCGGCAGCGAAACCTACGTAGCCAGCAAAATGAAAAATTGCGAGGCTGTAGGTTTTAAATCATCATTAGTACGTTACGAAAGTGATGTTACCGAAGAAGAATTATTGGCCAAAGTTGCTGAGTTAAACGCCGATGCTGATATTGATGGTATCATTGTTCAGCTGCCTTTGCCAAAGCACATCGACCCGGAGAAAGTAACCGAAAAGATTAATCCGGCTAAAGATGTGGACGGTTTCCACCCCGTTAACCTGGGCCGTATGCAGCGCAACCTGCCTTCGTTTATCCCGGCTACACCTTATGGCATTACTTTAATGCTGAAAGAGTATGGTATCGATACCGCAGGTAAACATTGTGTGGTAGTTGGCCGTAGCAACATTGTAGGCTCGCCAATGAGCATCCTGATGGCGCGCAACACCCAACCGGGTAACTGCACCGTAACTATTTGCCACAGCCGCACACCGGATATTAAGAAATTCACCCTTGATGCCGACATTTTGATCGTAGCCATCGGTAAAAAGAACTTCATTACTGCCGATATGGTTAAAGATGGTGTAGTTGTTATCGACGTAGGTATGAACCGCGAAACTTCAACCGTAACCAAATCTGGCTATAAGCTTTATGGCGATGTTGATTTTGAAGGCGTTGCCCCAAAATCATCGTGGATTACCCCGGTACCGGGCGGCGTTGGTTTAATGACCATTATCGGGCTACTGAAAAACACATTGGCTTCAACTAATAAGGAAGTATATCAATAG
- the lepA gene encoding translation elongation factor 4 has translation MQHIRNFCIIAHIDHGKSTLADRLLEYTNTVTKRESQAQLLDDMDLERERGITIKSHAIQMNYTLDGQEYVLNLIDTPGHVDFSYEVSRSIAACEGALLIVDASQGIQAQTISNLYLALENDLEIIPVLNKMDLPGAMPEEVKDQIVDLIGCKREEILAASGKTGLGVHDVLRAIVERVPPPVGDPEAPLQALIFDSVFNSFRGIIAYYKVVNGEIRKNTRVKFMATGKEYLADEVGTLKLQPVPKDVIKTGDVGYIISGIKEAKEVKVGDTITLIERPAAEGIQGFEEVKPMVFAGIYPVDTEDYEELRDSMGKLQLNDASLVFEPESSAALGFGFRCGFLGMLHMEIIQERLEREFDMTVITTVPNVSYLAYTTKGEELLVNNPSDLPDPSKLDYVEEPYIKANIISKAEFVGPIMSLCIQKRGAIVNQSYLTSDRVELIFEMPMGEIVFDFYDRLKTISKGYASFDYTQIGYRQSDLVRLDIRLNSEPVDALSSLIHRSNSYDFGKKICEKLKELIPRQQFEIIIQASIGAKIIARETVKALRKDVTAKCYGGDISRKRKLLEKQKKGKKRMRQVGNVEIPQSAFMAVLKLD, from the coding sequence ATGCAGCACATACGTAATTTTTGCATCATTGCACACATCGACCACGGTAAGAGTACTCTTGCCGACAGGTTGCTTGAATATACCAACACCGTAACCAAGCGCGAATCGCAGGCACAATTGCTTGATGATATGGACCTTGAACGTGAGCGTGGTATCACTATTAAAAGTCACGCTATCCAGATGAATTATACACTGGATGGGCAGGAATATGTATTAAACTTAATCGATACTCCAGGACACGTTGATTTCTCGTACGAAGTTTCACGCTCTATTGCCGCCTGTGAGGGCGCATTGCTGATTGTTGATGCTTCGCAAGGTATACAGGCACAGACTATCTCTAACTTATATCTTGCTTTAGAGAACGATCTGGAGATTATCCCGGTACTAAACAAAATGGATCTTCCCGGCGCTATGCCAGAGGAAGTGAAAGACCAGATTGTTGACCTGATTGGTTGTAAACGTGAAGAAATTTTAGCTGCATCGGGCAAAACCGGTTTAGGTGTACACGATGTATTAAGAGCTATTGTTGAGCGTGTACCGCCACCTGTTGGCGATCCTGAAGCTCCGCTTCAGGCCTTAATCTTCGATTCGGTATTTAACTCGTTCCGCGGTATTATTGCTTATTATAAAGTGGTAAACGGCGAGATCAGGAAAAACACCCGTGTTAAGTTTATGGCTACCGGTAAAGAGTATTTAGCCGATGAGGTTGGTACCCTGAAACTGCAACCCGTACCTAAAGACGTAATTAAAACCGGTGACGTAGGTTATATCATCTCCGGTATTAAAGAAGCTAAAGAGGTTAAAGTTGGTGATACAATCACCTTGATAGAGCGTCCGGCTGCCGAAGGTATCCAGGGTTTCGAAGAGGTGAAACCAATGGTATTTGCCGGTATCTACCCGGTTGATACCGAGGATTACGAAGAACTGCGCGACTCGATGGGCAAACTGCAGTTAAACGATGCTTCGCTGGTTTTCGAACCGGAATCATCTGCTGCGTTAGGCTTTGGTTTCCGTTGCGGATTCCTGGGCATGCTGCACATGGAGATTATCCAGGAGCGTCTGGAGCGCGAGTTCGACATGACGGTTATTACTACCGTTCCCAACGTATCTTACCTCGCTTATACTACTAAAGGCGAAGAATTGCTGGTAAATAACCCTTCTGATTTGCCTGACCCAAGCAAGCTTGACTATGTAGAAGAGCCTTACATTAAGGCTAACATTATCAGTAAAGCAGAATTTGTGGGTCCGATCATGTCATTATGTATTCAGAAGCGTGGTGCTATTGTTAACCAGTCGTACCTAACGTCCGACCGTGTTGAGCTGATCTTCGAGATGCCGATGGGCGAAATTGTATTTGATTTTTACGACAGGCTGAAAACCATTTCTAAAGGTTATGCCTCGTTTGATTATACCCAGATTGGTTACCGCCAGTCGGACCTGGTGCGTTTGGATATACGCTTAAACAGCGAGCCGGTTGATGCCTTGTCGTCACTGATCCACCGCAGCAACTCTTACGATTTTGGTAAAAAGATCTGCGAAAAGCTGAAAGAGCTAATCCCTCGCCAGCAATTCGAAATTATTATCCAGGCTTCTATCGGTGCTAAAATTATAGCCCGCGAAACCGTGAAAGCTTTACGTAAAGACGTAACCGCCAAATGTTATGGTGGTGATATTTCGCGTAAGCGTAAGCTGTTAGAGAAACAGAAAAAAGGTAAAAAACGCATGCGCCAGGTTGGTAACGTAGAGATACCACAGTCGGCGTTTATGGCGGTATTGAAATTAGATTAA
- a CDS encoding fructosamine kinase family protein: MGLSADLKDFLQDKLSSVLNQPVQINCTKPVSGGSINQTYCLDTNTGKYMLKFNSKSAYPMMFACESIGLKTIAATHTIAVPEVILQDALEYESFLVLEWIETRKPTEKASELLGRQLAQMHKSSADYFGFESDNYMGSLPQSNKKHNTWSGFYIEERLQPMVKLAFDKRLLNKTDAQNFDKLYSKLSRLFNEEPSSLIHGDLWGGNYLISTDEKPYLIDPAVSYGNREFDIAMTTLFGGFSESFYAAYNESLPLNKGWNERIDLWNLYPLLLHLNLFGAGYLEQVREGVEEYI; the protein is encoded by the coding sequence ATGGGCTTATCAGCTGATTTAAAGGACTTTTTGCAAGATAAACTTTCGTCGGTTTTAAATCAGCCGGTGCAAATCAATTGTACTAAACCCGTGAGCGGCGGCAGCATTAACCAGACTTATTGCCTGGATACTAATACCGGTAAATACATGCTGAAGTTTAACAGCAAAAGCGCTTACCCAATGATGTTTGCCTGTGAAAGTATTGGTTTAAAAACCATAGCAGCTACCCATACCATTGCTGTGCCCGAAGTAATTTTGCAGGATGCTTTGGAGTATGAAAGTTTCCTGGTGCTGGAATGGATTGAAACACGAAAACCAACCGAAAAAGCTTCTGAACTATTAGGGCGACAATTGGCTCAAATGCATAAAAGTAGCGCTGATTACTTTGGTTTCGAAAGTGATAATTATATGGGATCATTGCCTCAAAGTAACAAGAAGCACAATACGTGGAGTGGCTTTTATATTGAAGAACGCCTGCAACCGATGGTTAAATTAGCTTTTGATAAAAGGTTGCTTAATAAAACTGATGCTCAGAATTTTGATAAGCTTTATTCGAAATTAAGCCGCCTATTTAATGAAGAGCCTTCATCCTTGATACATGGCGATTTATGGGGCGGCAATTACCTCATCAGCACAGACGAAAAACCTTATCTCATTGATCCTGCTGTTAGTTACGGAAACCGAGAGTTCGATATAGCTATGACTACCTTGTTCGGTGGCTTTTCTGAATCATTTTATGCAGCTTACAATGAAAGTTTACCTCTGAATAAGGGCTGGAATGAGCGGATTGATCTGTGGAACTTATACCCGTTATTGCTGCATTTAAACTTGTTTGGTGCCGGGTATCTGGAGCAGGTTAGGGAAGGGGTTGAGGAGTATATTTGA
- a CDS encoding DNA polymerase Y family protein, producing MNQNSIHAKTEARVLFVDMDSFFARCEQQTNYWLRGRPVGVCVYTGKYGCVISLSKEAKALGIKAGTRLNEVMELCPDFVPIESNPTRYREFHVKIISVLQEYCQDVVPKSIDEAIINLTDYKLVHPDPVALARKIKQDILDKVGDFLSCSIGIAPNAFLAKLGSVIGKKKTGVDAGLQLIDQNNIDSLLGQLKLGQLPGIGRQMCYRLERAGINTPLELRYAEPHKLKAIFKSIEGIYWHYRLNFIETNIVAHEYKGMQAMRQVSKEKRENAEYMEQLFLTLCCTLEKRMVRHKFYCKAIGFSCHYVNGTRWEDGFTISTPIQDAISLMNMIKLRIAKFEETTQCAPIFNNQITSLRLSVTNFVNNGNMLYSLFEDMDKMETARKTMHAIKDQFGHNKIMRAVELTDNKVIKDVIGFGSVKDLTDLDYAAIPRYD from the coding sequence GTGAATCAAAACTCCATACATGCCAAAACCGAAGCCCGTGTACTCTTTGTAGACATGGACAGCTTTTTTGCGCGCTGCGAGCAGCAAACCAATTACTGGTTACGTGGCCGGCCGGTTGGGGTATGTGTTTATACTGGTAAATATGGTTGCGTAATTTCACTTTCAAAAGAAGCCAAAGCACTCGGCATCAAAGCAGGCACCCGCCTAAACGAGGTAATGGAACTTTGCCCCGATTTTGTGCCGATTGAAAGTAATCCTACCCGTTACCGCGAATTCCATGTAAAGATCATTTCTGTGTTGCAGGAGTACTGCCAGGATGTTGTGCCCAAAAGTATCGATGAGGCCATCATCAATCTCACCGATTATAAACTAGTGCATCCCGACCCGGTAGCTTTAGCCCGCAAAATAAAGCAGGATATTCTGGATAAGGTAGGCGACTTCTTAAGCTGCTCTATCGGCATTGCACCTAATGCTTTTCTGGCAAAGCTGGGTTCCGTGATTGGCAAGAAGAAAACAGGCGTGGATGCTGGTTTGCAATTGATAGATCAGAATAATATTGATAGTTTATTAGGGCAGCTTAAACTGGGACAACTGCCAGGTATTGGCAGGCAAATGTGCTATCGGTTAGAACGTGCAGGTATCAATACCCCATTAGAACTTCGTTATGCCGAGCCGCATAAACTGAAAGCTATATTTAAAAGCATTGAGGGCATTTACTGGCATTACCGGCTCAACTTTATTGAAACCAATATTGTAGCGCACGAATATAAAGGCATGCAGGCCATGCGCCAGGTATCAAAAGAAAAACGCGAAAATGCCGAGTATATGGAACAGCTTTTCTTAACACTATGCTGTACACTCGAAAAACGCATGGTTCGCCATAAATTCTACTGTAAGGCCATAGGCTTTAGCTGTCACTATGTAAATGGCACCCGTTGGGAAGATGGCTTTACCATTAGCACACCGATACAGGATGCCATTAGTTTAATGAACATGATTAAACTCCGCATCGCTAAGTTTGAGGAGACTACCCAATGTGCGCCGATCTTCAATAACCAGATCACCAGTTTGCGGCTATCAGTAACCAACTTTGTAAATAACGGCAATATGCTGTATTCGCTATTTGAGGATATGGACAAAATGGAAACTGCCCGCAAAACCATGCACGCCATTAAAGACCAGTTTGGCCATAATAAAATAATGCGCGCCGTTGAATTAACCGACAATAAAGTGATTAAAGATGTAATTGGTTTCGGCTCGGTGAAGGATTTGACTGATTTGGATTATGCAGCGATACCGAGGTATGATTGA
- a CDS encoding sigma-54-dependent transcriptional regulator has product MAKVLIIDDERAIRNTLREILEYEDYQVEDIDNGIDGLELIQKNDYDLVLCDIKMNRMDGMEVLTEGLLIKPDLPFIMISGHGTVETAVEASKKGAFDFISKPPDLNRLLITVRNALDRGSLVTEAKTLKRKVSKVRPILGNSQAIVKIKETIDRVAPTDARVLITGANGSGKELVARWLHEKSNRTNAPLIEVNCAAIPSELIESELFGHEKGSFTSAVKQRIGKFESASGGTLFLDEIGDMSQSAQAKVLRALQESKITRVGGEKEIEVDVRVVAATNKDLLKEIEDGNFRMDLYHRLSVILIHVPPLTERRDDIPLITQNFLEEICSEYGMPVKRFSEPAMEALKALPWSGNIRELRNMVERLIILSDKVITDSDVKAFANPSAPVAIGATGTTAAAEPKTDFEQFKNFQEYKDFAEREYIKFKLEKNNWNVSKTADDIDIQRSHLYSKIEKYGLKRGE; this is encoded by the coding sequence ATGGCTAAAGTTTTAATAATAGACGACGAGCGCGCGATCCGCAATACGCTCAGAGAGATTTTGGAATACGAAGATTATCAGGTAGAAGACATTGATAATGGCATCGACGGATTAGAACTAATCCAGAAAAACGATTACGACCTTGTACTGTGCGACATTAAAATGAACCGCATGGATGGCATGGAAGTACTAACCGAAGGTTTATTGATTAAACCCGACTTGCCATTCATTATGATATCGGGCCACGGTACGGTTGAAACCGCGGTTGAAGCCAGCAAAAAAGGAGCTTTCGATTTTATATCGAAACCACCGGATTTAAACCGCTTGCTGATTACCGTACGAAACGCCCTCGATCGTGGAAGTTTGGTAACCGAAGCCAAAACTTTAAAACGTAAGGTTTCGAAAGTACGCCCTATCCTGGGTAACTCACAAGCCATTGTAAAAATTAAAGAAACTATCGACCGTGTTGCCCCTACTGATGCCCGTGTATTAATTACCGGCGCCAATGGTAGCGGTAAAGAGCTGGTAGCCCGCTGGTTACACGAAAAATCTAACCGTACCAATGCGCCTTTAATCGAAGTGAACTGTGCTGCTATCCCTTCGGAGTTAATTGAAAGTGAATTGTTCGGTCACGAGAAAGGTTCGTTTACCTCTGCTGTTAAACAGCGTATCGGTAAATTTGAATCTGCCAGTGGCGGTACTTTGTTTCTGGATGAGATTGGCGATATGAGCCAGTCGGCCCAGGCTAAAGTATTGCGTGCCTTACAGGAAAGTAAAATTACCCGCGTAGGCGGCGAAAAAGAAATAGAAGTTGATGTACGCGTAGTTGCGGCAACCAACAAAGACCTGCTAAAGGAAATTGAAGACGGTAACTTCCGGATGGACTTGTACCACCGCCTGAGTGTGATCCTGATCCACGTACCGCCGTTGACCGAACGCCGTGATGATATCCCGCTAATCACCCAAAACTTCCTGGAAGAGATTTGCAGCGAATATGGCATGCCGGTAAAACGCTTCTCTGAACCTGCTATGGAGGCCTTAAAAGCCCTGCCATGGAGTGGTAACATTCGTGAACTGCGTAACATGGTTGAGCGTTTAATTATTTTAAGTGATAAAGTAATTACGGATAGCGATGTAAAAGCTTTCGCCAATCCATCCGCTCCGGTAGCCATTGGTGCAACAGGCACTACAGCTGCTGCCGAACCAAAAACAGATTTCGAACAGTTTAAAAACTTCCAGGAGTACAAAGATTTTGCCGAGCGCGAATACATCAAATTCAAACTCGAGAAAAACAACTGGAACGTATCTAAAACTGCTGATGACATCGATATACAACGAAGCCACCTCTACAGTAAAATAGAGAAATACGGATTAAAAAGGGGTGAATAA
- a CDS encoding c-type cytochrome has translation MKRQLSALILLTAFVSIISSCMNDEDIEYKRAFTAGAVVYQNHCQNCHGNTGEGLSALMPPLTDSVYLKQNKAQLACILKYGLAGKLIIVHNKPYQNQMPPSDLAPIEIAQVLTYVKNSFGNKLGGVKVEEVNKDLSICQ, from the coding sequence ATGAAGCGGCAGCTAAGCGCCCTTATTTTACTAACTGCTTTTGTATCGATCATATCATCCTGTATGAACGATGAGGATATTGAATATAAACGCGCTTTCACAGCCGGTGCTGTGGTTTACCAAAACCATTGCCAAAACTGCCACGGTAATACCGGCGAAGGTTTATCTGCATTAATGCCCCCGCTTACAGATTCGGTTTACCTCAAACAAAACAAAGCTCAACTAGCCTGTATTCTTAAATACGGGCTCGCCGGCAAACTTATTATCGTGCATAATAAGCCCTATCAAAACCAAATGCCTCCTTCAGACCTTGCTCCTATTGAAATTGCGCAGGTATTAACCTATGTTAAAAATTCATTCGGCAACAAATTGGGTGGTGTTAAGGTTGAGGAAGTGAATAAGGATCTTTCAATTTGTCAATGA
- a CDS encoding SCO family protein — translation MRNLFYALICVLTISACSNSASNKTLPILGNREADTKTVDGKTVTDTIYQTIPKFNFIDQYGDSVSNKTLDGNIYVADFFFTTCPSICPVMHRNMLAVYKEFKNVGDFKIISHTIDPKHDSVAVMKKYADNLGITGKNWLFLQGQKEETYKLAKSYMVEAREGNVHDGYFILIDKQKRVRGSYLGTDPNEVTKMIADIKILQAEPDQTIVQ, via the coding sequence ATGAGGAACTTATTTTACGCACTAATTTGTGTATTAACTATAAGCGCTTGCAGCAATTCTGCGAGTAACAAAACATTACCTATTCTGGGTAATCGCGAAGCTGATACCAAAACAGTTGATGGCAAAACAGTAACCGATACCATTTATCAAACCATACCCAAGTTTAATTTTATTGACCAGTATGGTGATAGCGTAAGCAATAAAACCCTGGATGGTAATATCTACGTGGCCGATTTCTTTTTTACCACCTGCCCAAGCATTTGCCCCGTTATGCACCGCAATATGCTGGCTGTTTACAAAGAGTTTAAAAATGTTGGCGACTTTAAAATCATCTCACACACCATCGACCCCAAACATGATAGTGTTGCTGTGATGAAAAAGTATGCTGATAATTTAGGCATCACCGGTAAAAACTGGCTGTTTCTGCAAGGGCAAAAAGAAGAAACCTACAAACTGGCCAAAAGCTACATGGTTGAAGCCCGTGAAGGAAACGTACACGATGGTTATTTTATCTTGATCGATAAGCAAAAACGCGTTCGTGGTTCGTATTTGGGTACAGACCCTAACGAGGTTACTAAAATGATAGCCGATATTAAAATACTGCAAGCCGAACCCGACCAAACCATTGTACAATGA
- a CDS encoding aspartate kinase gives MKVLKFGGTSVGSPERMKKLLNIVNADERQIVVLSAVSGTTNSLVEIGQAYLKSDKAKAATLIAALKDKYELFIKELFNDEKYLSRGKEVIDYHFGLLSMLSNDLFTPIEDKIILAQGELLSTTLYHVYLQEIGVPSVLLPALDFMKVDEDHEPMVDYINDHITPLLNKNRDNKLFITQGYICKNSFGEIDNLRRGGSDYTASLIGAAIRSEEVQIWTDIDGMHNNDPRIVKGTQPISQLSFDEAAELAYFGAKILHPQSVFPAQKYKIPVRLLNTMDPQAPGTLITNESDKDGIKSIAAKDDITAIKIQSSRMLLAYGFLRRVFEVFERYKTSIDMITTSEVGVSLTIDDTTHLGEITKELNSFGSVELDVNHTIICVVGDFGADKHGYAARVLESVKHIPIRMISYGGSDHNLSLLVKTADKVEALRSLHSRLF, from the coding sequence ATGAAAGTTTTAAAATTTGGCGGAACATCTGTAGGTAGCCCCGAGCGGATGAAAAAGCTGCTGAATATTGTAAACGCTGATGAGCGCCAGATTGTGGTGTTATCTGCCGTTTCGGGTACAACCAATAGTCTGGTCGAAATAGGGCAGGCTTATCTTAAAAGCGATAAGGCCAAGGCCGCAACCCTGATTGCAGCACTAAAGGATAAGTACGAATTGTTTATTAAAGAACTGTTTAACGACGAAAAGTATTTAAGCAGGGGTAAAGAGGTGATCGATTATCATTTCGGTTTGCTAAGCATGCTGAGCAACGATCTGTTTACGCCTATTGAAGATAAGATCATCCTGGCACAGGGCGAACTACTATCAACCACTTTATATCATGTGTATCTGCAGGAAATTGGTGTACCATCGGTACTGTTGCCTGCGCTTGATTTTATGAAGGTTGATGAAGACCATGAGCCGATGGTTGATTACATTAACGACCATATTACGCCATTACTGAATAAGAATCGCGACAATAAACTCTTTATTACCCAGGGCTATATCTGCAAAAACTCTTTCGGCGAGATTGATAACCTGCGCCGTGGTGGTAGCGATTATACAGCATCATTAATTGGTGCAGCTATCCGTAGTGAAGAAGTGCAGATCTGGACTGATATTGATGGTATGCACAACAACGATCCGCGGATTGTGAAAGGCACGCAGCCAATCAGCCAGTTATCATTTGATGAAGCTGCCGAGCTGGCTTACTTCGGTGCCAAAATTCTGCATCCGCAAAGCGTGTTCCCGGCACAGAAATATAAGATCCCGGTAAGGTTATTAAATACCATGGACCCACAAGCTCCCGGTACATTAATTACCAATGAAAGTGATAAAGACGGTATTAAATCAATAGCTGCTAAGGATGATATTACAGCTATCAAGATCCAATCGAGCCGCATGTTGTTGGCTTACGGCTTTTTACGCCGTGTGTTCGAGGTATTTGAGCGTTATAAGACTTCGATAGATATGATCACCACATCGGAAGTGGGTGTATCTTTAACCATTGATGATACCACGCATTTGGGCGAGATCACCAAAGAGTTAAACTCATTCGGATCAGTAGAACTGGATGTTAACCATACTATTATTTGTGTGGTTGGCGATTTTGGTGCCGATAAGCATGGTTATGCAGCACGCGTACTGGAATCGGTAAAGCACATCCCTATCAGGATGATTTCGTACGGAGGCAGCGATCATAACCTATCTTTGCTGGTAAAAACAGCAGACAAGGTAGAAGCTCTTAGAAGTTTACACAGCAGATTATTTTAA
- the lysA gene encoding diaminopimelate decarboxylase: MFTQDITSRFGQLETPFYYYDLDVLRNTLQACQSAAQKYGYHVHYAMKANFNPKVLQTIQSYGFGADCVSGNEVKAAIEYGFGKDKVVFAGVGKSDREINAALDADIFCFNVESQQELLVINDLAGAKGKTANVAIRINPNVDAHTHHYITTGLEENKFGVNVWQLPDVADTLRNCKNLNLLGIHFHIGSQITDLETFKTLCTRVNELSEWFEQKGFNIKVLNVGGGLGVNYYSPDQDNIANFEAYFKVFADFLNVKPNQEVHFELGRALVAQSASLIARVLYVKNGLKKNFLILDAGMTELIRPMLYQAYHQIENISRLSVVGSQLSEEKEGQQPTQYDVVGPICESTDCFRKDVELPESFRGDLIAVRTAGAYGEVMASHYNLRDQVESVYSE; encoded by the coding sequence ATGTTTACCCAGGATATTACAAGCCGTTTTGGCCAATTAGAAACACCGTTTTATTACTACGATCTTGATGTATTACGCAATACCTTACAGGCTTGCCAAAGCGCAGCCCAAAAGTATGGCTACCATGTACATTATGCCATGAAGGCAAACTTTAACCCCAAGGTACTGCAAACCATTCAATCATACGGTTTTGGTGCCGATTGTGTGAGCGGTAACGAAGTTAAAGCTGCTATTGAATACGGTTTTGGTAAAGATAAGGTGGTTTTTGCCGGTGTAGGTAAATCGGACCGTGAGATCAATGCTGCCCTTGATGCAGATATTTTCTGCTTCAATGTAGAATCTCAACAAGAGCTTTTGGTTATTAATGACCTGGCAGGAGCGAAGGGAAAAACTGCTAATGTAGCTATCCGTATTAACCCTAATGTTGATGCACATACGCACCATTACATTACTACCGGATTGGAAGAAAATAAATTCGGCGTTAACGTATGGCAACTGCCAGATGTGGCTGATACTTTACGTAATTGCAAAAATCTGAATTTACTGGGTATCCACTTCCATATCGGTTCACAAATTACAGACCTGGAGACTTTTAAAACCCTTTGTACCCGCGTTAACGAGTTAAGCGAATGGTTTGAGCAAAAAGGCTTCAACATAAAAGTGCTTAACGTTGGTGGTGGCTTAGGCGTTAATTATTACTCGCCTGATCAGGATAATATTGCCAATTTCGAAGCTTACTTTAAAGTATTTGCCGATTTTCTGAATGTAAAACCAAACCAGGAAGTACATTTTGAGCTTGGCCGTGCATTGGTGGCACAATCAGCCTCATTAATAGCACGTGTGCTATATGTAAAGAATGGTTTAAAGAAGAACTTCTTAATCCTGGATGCTGGTATGACGGAGTTAATCCGCCCGATGTTGTACCAGGCATACCACCAAATAGAAAATATTAGTCGGTTGTCAGTTGTCGGTTCTCAGTTGTCAGAAGAAAAAGAAGGCCAACAGCCAACCCAATATGACGTTGTAGGGCCGATCTGTGAAAGCACAGATTGTTTCCGTAAGGATGTGGAACTACCCGAATCATTCCGTGGCGATTTAATTGCTGTGCGTACAGCGGGCGCTTATGGTGAGGTAATGGCATCGCACTATAACCTGCGCGATCAGGTGGAGAGTGTTTATAGCGAATAA